AATCGATCCAGAGGAGAGCTGTAGATGAATATACCCGCGCACAGTCACGCGCTGCCACACCTGCATATCCCCGCACTGCACTTCATCATCCCGCACACGATCGATCTGCCCGCTTGGTGGTGGATGGGCGCCGACATTCTTGTGCCCTGGACCTGTTTTCTGGTGGCGTTGTTTTGGTTTTACCGACATAGCCGCAGGGAAGAAGAGGCGAGGATCAGGCGGATCGAGGACGACCTGAGTTGATCCACCGGCCTGGTCCGCCGGGCGCGGCGGGCCAGGCCGGCGGCGCAATCCCGTGAGAGCCAGTCAACTGCTCAGGCGCGGCCGCCTGTTGCCCGCGAGTCCGTGATGTTCCAGGGGCCTGTTCACACGATGCGGTGGGGCGCTGTTGTGACTGAAAAATCGCCAATCAAGGCGCGAGTAGCGCGGTTTGGTGATTCCAAATCAGCGACGAGCAACACAGAGTGGCGGTTTTCCAGTCGCAACCCGCAGGGCCGGGCCGCTTTTTGCGTCTCGCGAGCCACGAAAACCGGCTCCGGCAGCACCCCACCGCATCGTGTGAACAGGCCCTAGTTGACGCTTTCCGCATGGTAACGGGCCAGCAGACCGCTACGCACCGCATGCCGGTAAACATGCAGGAAATAGGCGATCGCGATTGCGATATAGCCCAGCGTCAGCGCCAGACTGCCCATCAGGGCGGCAAGCGGGAAGTGCTGGCCGGCCGACAGCGCGCGTATGCCATCGAAGACGTACGACGGCGGCAGGGTGCGCCCGATGAACTGCATCCATTCCGGCAGCGTGCTCAGCGGATAGAAAACGCCCGCGAAGGGCGAGATCACGGCCGGTATCGGCCAGATCAGCCATTCGGTGGCGGGGCCCAGCCGCATGACCAAAGCGCTGCAGAAGATGCCGAGCGCGATGCCGAACAGAAACAGGATGAGCAGAAAGGGAATCAGCAACAGGCCGTAGGTCAGGAACGACAGGCCGAAGATCGCGCTGGCCATGAGCATCATCAGCATCAGTCCAAGGGCGCTGGTGGCGATGCTGGTCAGCACCAGCCCGCCGACGTATTCGGGAATGCTCAGCGGCGAGGTGAACAGATTGAGGAAGTTGCGCGCCCAGACGTCTTCGAAAAAGGCCGAGGTCATGCCGATCATGACCCGGATGAAGAAATCCCACAGCAGCACGGCACCCAGCAGACGCGGCACGAAGTCCAGCCCACTGTCCGTGACGTGGTTGAGATAGCGGGTGAAGAAGCCCCAGAGCACCATGTCCACGCCGACCCAGATGAAAATCGGCAGGATGCGCG
The Acidihalobacter prosperus DNA segment above includes these coding regions:
- a CDS encoding ABC transporter permease; the encoded protein is MSPQRIAAIALRQFYIMRGSPARILPIFIWVGVDMVLWGFFTRYLNHVTDSGLDFVPRLLGAVLLWDFFIRVMIGMTSAFFEDVWARNFLNLFTSPLSIPEYVGGLVLTSIATSALGLMLMMLMASAIFGLSFLTYGLLLIPFLLILFLFGIALGIFCSALVMRLGPATEWLIWPIPAVISPFAGVFYPLSTLPEWMQFIGRTLPPSYVFDGIRALSAGQHFPLAALMGSLALTLGYIAIAIAYFLHVYRHAVRSGLLARYHAESVN